Proteins encoded in a region of the Kryptolebias marmoratus isolate JLee-2015 linkage group LG14, ASM164957v2, whole genome shotgun sequence genome:
- the LOC108244046 gene encoding G2/M phase-specific E3 ubiquitin-protein ligase-like isoform X1: MIYVKFSDDMGRNEEGVDLGGPRREFLRLLMETIAISPMFEGKQNNRNLALNSAALRDDWYYLAGKAIAVSLVHGGPPPKFFSPTPFSLLVYGSAKPVLDDIADTELLEKVKKVCESTTLEDLEKSEAPLLDYLANAGCLRPMQSIRDRDLLVHDIVMFQVIHRVQGPFHKFCEGLKTLGVLEKMQRHPDSFRPLFCYEPCRLSADQMDNLFSIRLSPEGSNKRAAEEKVVTFWRDYLQDAEEEDEEGPNKLQKILAFATAASEVPPIGFSPTPSVQFILKDDDFSSVFPMANTCINCIKLPLHTSYQVFKEKFDFALGNTYGFGRA, encoded by the exons ATGATCTATGTGAAGTTCTCAGATGACATGGGGAGGAATGAAGAAGGAGTTGATCTTGGTGGGCCACGAAGGGAGTTCTTGAGGTTGCTAATGGAGACCATTGCTATTTCCCCCATGTTTGAGGGAAAGCAAAACAACAGGAACTTGGCTCTTAACAGTGCTG ctctaAGAGATGACTGGTACTACCTAGCTGGAAAAGCCATTGCAGTGAGCTTGGTGCACGGTGGTCCTCCACCAAAATTCTTCTCACCAACACCTTTTTCTCTGCTTGTGTATGGTTCTGCTAAACCAGTTCTTGATGACATTGCAGATACAGAACTTCtagaaaaagtcaaaaag GTATGTGAAAGTACTACCCTTGAGGACCTTGAAAAGTCAGAGGCACCTCTGCTTGACTACTTGGCCAATGCTGGATGTCTAAGGCCTATGCAGTCAATAAGAGACAGGGATCTGCTGGTGCATgacattgtcatgtttcaggtTATCCACAGAGTTCAAGGTCCTTTCCACAA ATTCTGTGAAGGACTGAAAACACTTGGAGTTCTTGAGAAAATGCAAAGACATCCAGACAGCTTTCGCCCCCTGTTCTGCTATGAGCCCTGCAGATTGAGTGCTGACCAGATGGACAATCTCTTCAGCATTCGTCTTTCTCCAGAAGGGAGCAACaagagagctgcagaggagaaagTTGTTACATTTTGGAGAGATTATCTCCAGGATGCAGAAg aagaagatgaagaaggtCCAAACAAACTCCAGAAGATACTGGCATTTGCAACAGCAGCATCTGAGGTGCCACCAATTGGGTTTTCCCCAACTCCTTCTGTCCAGTTTATCCTTAAAGATGATGACTTCTCGTCAGTGTTCCCAATGGCCAACACATGTATTAACTGCATCAAACTACCACTTCATACATCATACCAGGTGTTCAAAGAAAAGTTTGACTTTGCATTAGGAAATACTTACGGATTTGGCAGGGCATAA
- the LOC108244046 gene encoding G2/M phase-specific E3 ubiquitin-protein ligase-like isoform X2: MIYVKFSDDMGRNEEGVDLGGPRREFLRLLMETIAISPMFEGKQNNRNLALNSAALRDDWYYLAGKAIAVSLVHGGPPPKFFSPTPFSLLVYGSAKPVLDDIADTELLEKVKKVCESTTLEDLEKSEAPLLDYLANAGCLRPMQSIRDRDLLVHDIVMFQVIHRVQGPFHKFCEGLKTLGVLEKMQRHPDSFRPLFCYEPCRLSADQMDNLFSIRLSPEGSNKRAAEEKVVTFWRDYLQDAEEDEEGPNKLQKILAFATAASEVPPIGFSPTPSVQFILKDDDFSSVFPMANTCINCIKLPLHTSYQVFKEKFDFALGNTYGFGRA; the protein is encoded by the exons ATGATCTATGTGAAGTTCTCAGATGACATGGGGAGGAATGAAGAAGGAGTTGATCTTGGTGGGCCACGAAGGGAGTTCTTGAGGTTGCTAATGGAGACCATTGCTATTTCCCCCATGTTTGAGGGAAAGCAAAACAACAGGAACTTGGCTCTTAACAGTGCTG ctctaAGAGATGACTGGTACTACCTAGCTGGAAAAGCCATTGCAGTGAGCTTGGTGCACGGTGGTCCTCCACCAAAATTCTTCTCACCAACACCTTTTTCTCTGCTTGTGTATGGTTCTGCTAAACCAGTTCTTGATGACATTGCAGATACAGAACTTCtagaaaaagtcaaaaag GTATGTGAAAGTACTACCCTTGAGGACCTTGAAAAGTCAGAGGCACCTCTGCTTGACTACTTGGCCAATGCTGGATGTCTAAGGCCTATGCAGTCAATAAGAGACAGGGATCTGCTGGTGCATgacattgtcatgtttcaggtTATCCACAGAGTTCAAGGTCCTTTCCACAA ATTCTGTGAAGGACTGAAAACACTTGGAGTTCTTGAGAAAATGCAAAGACATCCAGACAGCTTTCGCCCCCTGTTCTGCTATGAGCCCTGCAGATTGAGTGCTGACCAGATGGACAATCTCTTCAGCATTCGTCTTTCTCCAGAAGGGAGCAACaagagagctgcagaggagaaagTTGTTACATTTTGGAGAGATTATCTCCAGGATGCAGAAg aagatgaagaaggtCCAAACAAACTCCAGAAGATACTGGCATTTGCAACAGCAGCATCTGAGGTGCCACCAATTGGGTTTTCCCCAACTCCTTCTGTCCAGTTTATCCTTAAAGATGATGACTTCTCGTCAGTGTTCCCAATGGCCAACACATGTATTAACTGCATCAAACTACCACTTCATACATCATACCAGGTGTTCAAAGAAAAGTTTGACTTTGCATTAGGAAATACTTACGGATTTGGCAGGGCATAA